A window from Saccharomyces cerevisiae S288C chromosome XIII, complete sequence encodes these proteins:
- the DLT1 gene encoding Dlt1p (hypothetical protein; mutant sensitive to 6-azauracil (6AU) and mycophenolic acid (MPA)), protein MSGFAKLKSWLYKASLFVSLILLIGFSVVLPIDSIAQASKSENNAFNTFIVVGALVVFGVFCIFIIIGRMLFHKSCLKDIPRRYIPITPADLPHRSSREAVLQNMERSKELTILLKKPKDPVIHDGLEPPRRCDYPLDEKLFPEYLNYADCIKSLTDRLKYHGLFLNNLDVRMNLEDTFADVVNSQFVNHNANKIQLEKAKEFIDLYETIRFSGKDVTRDQFIKFVKFCLYFGEVSLTRDTSFANLHNFRLNGSSNNIGRTESKYSINPFDENEYAQDDMHYFPEPPTHLVRESSISTVARHVSSGVDLTNSEEHPLDTDSDCNALRLKLSKADSYRSVIRH, encoded by the coding sequence ATGTCCGGATTCGCAAAACTCAAGTCGTGGTTATACAAAGCTTCCCTTTTCGTTTCTTTGATACTTTTGATTGGGTTTTCAGTTGTTTTACCCATAGATTCCATTGCACAAGCTTCTAAATCAGAAAACAATGCCTTTAATACGTTCATTGTTGTAGGCGCTTTAGTTGTCTTTGGCGTTTTTTgtatctttattattattggaAGAATGCTATTTCATAAGAGTTGTTTAAAAGATATACCAAGAAGATATATTCCGATCACACCTGCTGATCTCCCGCATCGTTCTAGTAGGGAAGCAGTACTGCAGAACATGGAAAGATCTAAAGAATTAACAATTCTTCTCAAAAAACCTAAAGACCCTGTTATTCACGACGGACTTGAGCCCCCGAGGAGATGTGACTACCCATTAGATGAAAAGTTATTTCCAGAATACCTAAACTATGCTGATTGTATAAAAAGTTTAACAGATAGACTGAAATACCATGGATTGTTTCTGAACAATTTAGATGTTAGAATGAATCTAGAAGATACGTTTGCCGACGTGGTGAACTCACAATTTGTTAATCACAACGCCAATAAAATTCAGTTAGAAAAGGCGAAGGAGTTTATCGATTTATATGAAACAATTAGATTTTCAGGGAAGGACGTTACTAGAGACCAGTTCATAAAGTTTGTTAAGTTTTGTCTCTATTTCGGTGAAGTGTCATTAACAAGAGACACTTCATTTGCAAATTTACATAATTTTAGATTAAATGGCAGTTCAAATAACATTGGAAGAACTgaatcaaaatattcaataaaCCCATTTGATGAAAACGAATACGCGCAGGATGATATGCATTACTTTCCCGAACCGCCTACACATTTGGTTAGAGAAAGTAGCATAAGTACTGTCGCAAGGCATGTTTCATCAGGTGTAGATCTGACTAATTCTGAAGAACATCCTTTGGATACGGATTCTGATTGTAACGCCCTTCGTCTCAAACTTTCCAAAGCGGATAGTTATAGAAGTGTAATTCGTCATTAG
- the STO1 gene encoding Sto1p (Large subunit of the nuclear mRNA cap-binding protein complex; interacts with Npl3p to carry nuclear poly(A)+ mRNA to cytoplasm; also involved in nuclear mRNA degradation and telomere maintenance; orthologous to mammalian CBP80) produces the protein MFNRKRRGDFDEDENYRDFRPRMPKRQRIPPVVQLCKEMMPDIRTIGESVKAFEDDIKFLSEAIMNEYGHEDYFNNALLSTLNAVVVEQPQKQAAIALLTMVVNSKNNVAGKSIINYFFEELQKWCKQTYNDEFKSTSNETGPWNKIKLILRFLSILSPMFLVDELINIYKSLFELSIELNNLDPGNRVPLSEAIYTNTLLNIPYLFFFNRNNDGLRTKVEELLAYVEQNYLVKTTDINLLREYNGEPPYEMVELVRVVLPNVKKALINNLEQLNELFPDWNHLLTPQTGDEGFNDALTLPSVDDLKSFVRLNKNFGSVDSMWKTPRYAFHVYLPNSAGNFETVVPISTYAGQLFNDIIIDLVESLEFNRKEVARQVITLDLFFKAGIFTEPGESIAQLIATYEENPLAPTFKIEDLAIETILGLIFKLPSVSQPFAYFYTLLVDICQNSPKAIAPVFGRAFRFFYSHLDSLDFELKLRYLDWFSIQMSNFNFSWKWNEWEDDSIKFGKYFYNPKVNFAKNLIQKELRLTSNFSEVEDSLPQEFTKYLDTSYIPRDQLINYYQSLFTGYTVEEDSVRKNDLYFRQEGVPMENTVRKILDYTHKANNSREVTELESILGELKNEYGSIISDFNRFVIILLVQAVTDSGSRSLSHANKYINDLKEDLKTIFAKIELDIETKEYIIIEAVLTFWNANPQTGFLVADAFKYAGLLTSRTIFTFIFNETGLKNNGLIEATAIEAVFRNLSQQISEENESGNNFEFVFERLCTIANSTIDLLDVNADEDIEIPKVNGEMDIDDIEDDKLDLKWKYFTVIGFIKSILRRYSHEYRELADKFIANIDNAIPHESTRRTISNWIQETKEV, from the exons ATGTttaatagaaaaagaagaggag ACttcgatgaagatgaaaattaCCGTGATTTTAGGCCTCGCATGCCTAAAAGACAGAGAATCCCACCTGTTGTACAACTGTGTAAAGAAATGATGCCCGATATTCGCACTATTGGTGAATCTGTTAAAGCttttgaagatgatatCAAATTCTTGAGTGAAGCTATAATGAATGAGTATGGCCATGAGGACTACTTTAATAATGCTTTACTGAGCACTTTAAACGCTGTTGTTGTGGAGCAACCACAGAAGCAAGCTGCTATCGCTCTCTTAACCATGGTTGTTAATTCGAAAAATAATGTTGCCGGAAAGAGTATTATCAATTACTTCTTCGAAGAATTACAAAAATGGTGCAAGCAAACATATAATGATGAATTCAAGAGTACGTCAAATGAAACTGGGCCATGGAACAAGATCAAGTTAATCCTGAGATTTTTATCCATTCTATCGCCCATGTTTTTAGTTGATGAACTAATCAATATCTACAAGAGCTTATTTGAATTGAGTATCGAATTAAACAATCTGGATCCAGGTAACAGAGTTCCTTTATCTGAAGCAATTTACACCAATACATTATTAAATATCCCgtatttgttcttttttaatagGAATAATGACGGTTTGAGGACAAAAGTGGAGGAGTTACTTGCATACGTTGAACAAAACTATCTAGTTAAAACAACGGATATAAACCTATTAAGAGAATACAATGGTGAACCTCCATATGAAATGGTAGAACTTGTCCGAGTCGTATTACCAAACGTCAAGAAGGCGCTAATCAATAACTTGGAACAGCTGAATGAATTATTTCCTGATTGGAATCATTTATTAACTCCCCAAACCGGTGATGAAGGGTTCAATGACGCTTTAACCCTTCCATCAGTAGATGATCTAAAGTCTTTCGTGCGCTTGAATAAAAACTTTGGTTCAGTTGATAGCATGTGGAAGACACCAAGGTATGCTTTTCATGTTTACTTGCCAAACTCCGCTGGTAATTTCGAAACAGTTGTACCAATCAGCACTTATGCTGGTCAATTATTCAACGATATCATTATTGATCTGGTGGAAAGTTTAGAATTCAATAGAAAGGAAGTAGCTAGACAAGTGATAACTTtggatctttttttcaaagcagGTATATTTACAGAACCTGGTGAATCTATTGCCCAATTAATTGCCACTTATGAAGAGAACCCATTGGCTCCTACATTTAAGATAGAAGATTTGGCTATTGAAACCATTTTGGGacttatttttaaattacCTAGTGTTTCCCAGCCTTTTGCATACTTTTACACTTTATTGGTGGATATTTGTCAAAATTCTCCAAAAGCAATTGCTCCTGTCTTTGGTAGAGCCTTTAGGTTTTTTTATAGTCATttggattcattagatttTGAACTAAAATTAAGATATTTGGACTGGTTTTCAATTCAAATGAGCaactttaatttttcttggaagTGGAATGAATGGGAAGACGATTCGATCAAATTTGGCAAGTATTTTTATAATCCAAAGGTAAATTTTGctaaaaatttgattcaAAAAGAACTACGATTGACCTCTAACTTTTCAGAAGTAGAGGACAGCCTACCACAAGAATTCACGAAATATTTGGATACTTCTTACATTCCAAGAGATCAACTGATTAACTACTATCAATCATTATTCACCGGTTATACggtagaagaagattcCGTTAGAAAAAATGATCTATATTTTAGACAAGAAGGTGTACCTATGGAAAACACAGTCCGTAAAATTTTAGATTATACCCACAAAGCAAACAATTCTAGGGAAGTTACTGAATTAGAAAGTATTCTAGGTGAGTTAAAGAATGAGTATGGTTCCATAATTTCCGACTTTAACAGATTTGTTATCATATTGTTAGTCCAGGCCGTTACAGACTCTGGTAGTAGATCTTTATCACATGCtaataaatatattaatGATTTAAAAGAAGATCTCAAAACCATATTTGCGAAGATTGAATTGGATATCGAGACAAAAGAGTATATCATAATTGAAGCCGTCCTAACATTTTGGAACGCCAACCCTCAGACAGGTTTCTTAGTAGCAGATGCATTCAAATATGCAGGTTTACTTACTTCCAGAACCATTTTtacatttatatttaaCGAAACTGGTTTGAAGAATAATGGTTTGATTGAAGCTACAGCAATTGAAGCGGTCTTTAGAAATTTATCTCAACAAATCTCGGAAGAGAACGAAAGTGGAAATAATTTTGAGTTCGTTTTCGAAAGATTATGTACCATCGCCAACAGTACTATAGACTTACTAGATGTCAATgctgatgaagatattgagATACCTAAAGTCAACGGGGAAATGGACATCGACgatattgaagatgataaaCTGGATTTGAAATGGAAATATTTTACAGTGATTGGGTTTATTAAAAGTATATTAAGAAGGTATTCCCACGAATATCGTGAGTTAGCAGACAAATTCATTGCCAACATTGATAACGCTATTCCACACGAATCCACTAGGAGAACAATTTCGAATTGGATTCAAGAAACAAAGGAAGTTTAA
- the PKR1 gene encoding Pkr1p (V-ATPase assembly factor; functions with other V-ATPase assembly factors in the ER to efficiently assemble the V-ATPase membrane sector (V0); protein abundance increases in response to DNA replication stress) translates to MANFFVRLWESVFEPGTSPQLIIATHVSFVALLLTLIWLIYATNGNIHFYALFCISLLLWITVIWFINELSHVKLKDNDELDKDANKKDDSAIKEDSEDKQESGKSTSTARRTQAQSRSRKA, encoded by the coding sequence atggccaatttttttgttagaCTGTGGGAAAGTGTATTTGAACCAGGGACCTCCCCCCAGCTGATCATCGCCACACACGTATCTTTTGTTGCACTACTACTGACCCTCATCTGGCTCATCTATGCCACAAACGGGAATATCCACTTCTATGCTCTTTTCTGTATATCACTTTTACTATGGATTACCGTTATCTGGTTTATAAACGAATTATCACACGTCAAATTGAAGGATAATGATGAGCTGGATAAAGATGCCAATAAAAAGGACGACAGTGCCATCAAGGAAGACAGCGAAGACAAGCAAGAAAGCGGGAAATCCACTAGTACTGCCAGACGGACTCAAGCACAATCTAGGTCAAGAAAAGCATAG
- a CDS encoding uncharacterized protein (hypothetical protein; conserved among S. cerevisiae strains; YMR122C is not an essential gene) — protein sequence MLRQFGGVFRNLRVPERTNALLFAQHKGDERHSGQRAFDGSKFRLEAKRCFTAICIITVARRDRLGVLVCGKNTASTLPYLPANRIFRLPKVQIRKMFPIGCATFLSREYIITALLVSYCHLCV from the coding sequence ATGCTACGTCAGTTCGGAGGCGTGTTTCGCAATCTTCGCGTTCCAGAACGCACCAACGCGTTGTTATTTGCGCAGCACAAGGGGGACGAGAGACATTCTGGCCAACGTGCATTCGACGGAAGTAAATTTCGGCTGGAGGCTAAGCGCTGCTTTACTGCAATTTGCATCATTACGGTGGCTCGCAGGGATAGATTGGGCGTACTGGTTTGTGGCAAAAACACCGCCTCCACGCTACCTTATTTGCCAGCCAACCGCATATTCAGGTTGCCAAAGGTACAGATCAGGAAAATGTTTCCCATTGGATGCGCAACTTTCCTTAGTAGGGAATATATAATCACTGCATTGCTGGTTTCGTACTGCCATCTTTGCGTTTAA
- the RPL15B gene encoding 60S ribosomal protein eL15 RPL15B (Ribosomal 60S subunit protein L15B; binds to 5.8 S rRNA; homologous to mammalian ribosomal protein L15, no bacterial homolog; RPL15B has a paralog, RPL15A, that arose from the whole genome duplication; relocalizes from nucleus to nucleolus upon DNA replication stress): MGAYKYLEELERKKQSDVLRFLQRVRVWEYRQKNVIHRAARPTRPDKARRLGYKAKQGFVIYRVRVRRGNRKRPVPKGATYGKPTNQGVNELKYQRSLRATAEERVGRRAANLRVLNSYWVNQDSTYKYFEVILVDPQHKAIRRDARYNWICNPVHKHREARGLTATGKKSRGINKGHKFNNTKAGRRKTWKRQNTLSLWRYRK; the protein is encoded by the coding sequence ATGGGAGCCTACAAATATTTAGAAGAAttagaaagaaagaagcaATCTGATGTTTTGAGATTCTTGCAAAGAGTCAGGGTCTGGGAATACagacaaaaaaatgtcatTCACAGAGCCGCTAGACCAACTAGACCAGACAAGGCTAGGAGACTAGGCTACAAAGCCAAGCAAGGTTTCGTTATCTACCGTGTCAGGGTTAGACGCGGTAACAGAAAGAGACCTGTTCCAAAGGGTGCTACTTACGGTAAGCCAACTAACCAAGGTGTCAATGAATTGAAATACCAAAGATCCTTGAGAGCTACCGCTGAAGAAAGAGTTGGCCGTCGTGCTGCTAACTTGAGAGTCTTGAACTCCTACTGGGTCAACCAAGACTCTACTTACAAGTACTTCGAAGTTATATTGGTTGATCCTCAACACAAGGCTATCAGAAGAGATGCTCGGTACAACTGGATCTGCAATCCCGTCCATAAGCATCGTGAAGCTAGAGGCTTGACTGCCACCGGTAAGAAATCCAGGGGTATCAACAAGGGACACAAATTCAACAACACCAAGGCCGGCAGAAGAAAGACCTGGAAAAGACAAAATACTCTGTCGTTATGGAGGtatagaaaatga
- the NCW1 gene encoding Ncw1p (hypothetical protein; green fluorescent protein (GFP)-fusion protein localizes to the cytoplasm and endoplasmic reticulum) yields the protein MASSTSTSASASSSIKTNSALVSNNVVAASSVSATSTASSSAAKNTTSSSKNAAPGMVANPVSSKYGIIMAAFAAVSFVLGTGI from the coding sequence ATGGCCAGCAGTACTTCCACTTCCGCTTCCGCTTCCTCCTCCATCAAAACTAACAGTGCCTTAGTTTCCAACAATGTCGTTGCCGCCTCTTCCGTCTCTGCTACTTCTACTGCTAGTTCCAGTGCCGCTAAGAACACTACTTCCAGTTCAAAGAACGCTGCTCCAGGCATGGTTGCAAACCCTGTTTCCTCGAAGTACGGTATCATCATGGCCGCATTTGCTGCTGTTTCTTTCGTCCTAGGCACCGGTATTTAA
- the EPO1 gene encoding Epo1p (Protein involved in septin-ER tethering; interacts with ER membrane protein, Scs2p, and Shs1p, a septin ring component, at bud neck to create ER diffusion barrier; GFP-fusion protein localizes to the cell periphery, cytoplasm, bud, and bud neck; interacts with Crm1p in two-hybrid assay; YMR124W has a paralog, YLR031W, that arose from the whole genome duplication): MDAGLSTMATRNGQSSARVKLRNNLLNNDIGNIDIRDETPISRNGNDSNINIQPSSVPQQQQQQQQYYRNGMNEAPIQAPLQQRQIPMQNYSQQQRQQQQYNFEYSNPHMNEIPLMQHNFTKPSLSNNRDNVNGKKASSFTQSSFSNFFKHKHQFGKSKKNTKGTGGGGDGDDDDEVILDDSANSDLTFNDIQTFGHKGGDKYGYGGDSTPIIPTLVTKDRGNMSNTEYRKYITNQRKTAMNAMAKQTKNGTLASLPPRAMSLQSFPNGNPLMQAPTPHPRFQPNKMVSANYSRSNSLMSGPPGQFRQPQQQRMLPMNNYNNHPGQFQNTPPVMPSGQQPPQQPRTLSLTNGPRYSPQNPRPFAGHQQISQRQQQQQQQLQLHPMSEGYRTMSLQSQNVPQGFNPWSPNDNDRKAVSMKQPISQSSISSKNNSAYSIPNVQNNSLTTFSPSSPTDATAMPNSTKQGSSPLKKQVNIDQPIENKGKLNVLQLSTPQQNELKEKERKLAEMEKSLREREALVEEKEKERAEKNTEANEEEEISHESDDLNLRPASALETGLKDLKLESESAVANRASLSTFSSTFSDSPSKQRIINTRTGMYKLENSTDINEYVTAQEFPSPGKYNSNSDNGEMNTTNEVDFDFNTSKRASLLQSIPERDPKRNVSDATIKRRESDGNGRRLSNVNISMNQENINNDTFLYKKNNRDGHLSAVSHMSSSSRRSFISNTLPLNIDSASESDNFVPHMDGSPSKTKSAPVSYDKDGMNASEEDFSFDNTLAKPYEPLYARRGDITSAGSTSGEDSSQPKMITISGEQLNLITENKELMNELTLVSTELAESIKRETELEERIRLYETNNSAPSFDDSSSVSFSDFEKELRKKSSKIVQLIQQLNDERLKRFIAEEQLLLQENGTKPSSMELVGRIENLNKLIDERDSEIEMLKGRLQ; the protein is encoded by the coding sequence atgGATGCAGGTTTATCGACCATGGCAACAAGAAACGGTCAGTCTTCTGCTAGAGTTAAATTGAGAAATAACCTCTTGAATAATGATATAGGAAATATTGACATTAGGGATGAAACACCTATTTCAAGGAACGGGAATGACAGCAATATTAACATCCAGCCTTCTTCCGTGCcgcagcagcagcagcagcagcagcaataCTACCGTAATGGCATGAATGAGGCTCCAATACAAGCGCCACTTCAACAACGTCAAATTCCCATGCAGAATTATTCACAACAGCAACGCCAGCAACAACAGTATAATTTTGAGTATTCCAATCCACATATGAATGAGATTCCCCTCATGCAGCATAACTTCACCAAACCATCACTAAGCAATAATCGCGATAATGTTAATGGTAAGAAAGCTTCCTCATTTACCCAGAGCtcattttccaattttttcaaacataAGCATCAATTTGGGAagtcaaagaaaaacactAAGGGGACAGGAGGTGGTGGAGatggtgatgatgacgatgaggTTATCTTGGATGATTCTGCAAACTCCGACCTAACATTCAATGACATTCAGACCTTCGGTCACAAGGGCGGTGACAAATATGGATATGGTGGTGATTCCACTCCTATCATTCCAACATTGGTGACTAAAGACCGCGGCAATATGAGTAATACTGAGTATAGGAAGTACATTACTAATCAAAGGAAAACCGCAATGAATGCCATGGCTAAACAAACTAAAAATGGTACATTAGCCTCGTTGCCTCCGAGAGCAATGTCTTTGCAAAGTTTCCCGAATGGTAATCCTTTAATGCAAGCACCCACTCCTCATCCTAGATTTCAACCGAATAAAATGGTGAGCGCTAATTATTCGAGATCAAATTCGTTGATGAGTGGACCTCCCGGACAATTTCGACAGCCGCAGCAACAAAGAATGCTACCGATGAACAACTACAACAATCACCCAGGTCAATTCCAGAATACCCCACCAGTAATGCCCTCTGGACAACAGCCACCTCAGCAACCACGTACTCTGTCATTAACTAATGGCCCAAGATATTCACCCCAAAATCCTCGGCCATTCGCAGGTCATCAGCAGATATCACaaagacaacaacaacaacaacaacaacttcAACTTCATCCAATGTCTGAAGGCTATCGGACAATGTCTCTACAAAGTCAGAACGTTCCCCAAGGGTTTAATCCATGGTCACCAAATGACAACGATCGTAAAGCTGTGTCCATGAAACAGCCAATCAGTCAATCGTCAATTTCCTCAAAGAATAATTCAGCTTATTCAATACCGAACGTACAAAACAACTCCCTGACTACATTCTCTCCGTCATCTCCTACTGATGCTACAGCAATGCCTAACTCTACAAAACAAGGATCTTCACCACTAAAAAAACAAGTGAACATTGATCAACCTATTGAAAACAAGGGAAAACTGAATGTTTTGCAATTATCCACTCCTCAACAAAACGagttaaaggaaaaagaaaggaagcTAGctgaaatggaaaaatctTTACGTGAGAGAGAAGCACtagtagaagaaaaagaaaaggaaagagcTGAGAAAAATACTGAAGCAAATGAAGAGGAGGAAATTTCACATGAATCAGACGATTTAAATTTAAGACCTGCGAGTGCGCTAGAGACTGGTTTAAAAGATCTTAAATTGGAAAGTGAAAGTGCAGTCGCCAATAGAGCGTCCTTGTCGACTTTCTCATCCACATTTAGTGATTCTCCCTCCAAGCAAAGAATCATCAATACCAGAACAGGTATGTATAAGCTAGAAAACTCTACTGATATCAATGAATACGTGACCGCACAAGAATTCCCCTCTCCCGGAAAGTATAACTCAAATTCGGATAATGGCGAAATGAATACAACGAACGAGGTCGATTTTGATTTCAATACTAGTAAAAGGGCTTCTTTGTTACAATCCATACCGGAAAGAGATCCCAAAAGAAATGTCTCAGATGCTACCATTAAGCGACGTGAATCCGATGGCAATGGCAGGAGACTAAGTAATGTCAACATATCCATGAACCAGGAAAACATCAACAATGATACTTTtctatataaaaaaaataatcgCGATGGTCATTTATCAGCAGTTTCTCATATGTCCAGCTCTTCCCGTAGATCGTTCATCTCCAATACGCTGCCGTTGAATATTGATTCCGCCTCAGAATCTGATAATTTTGTACCGCATATGGATGGTTCACCCTCCAAAACAAAATCAGCCCCAGTTAGCTACGATAAGGATGGCATGAATGCTTCAGAAGAAGACTTCAGTTTTGATAATACTTTAGCCAAACCGTATGAACCGTTATATGCTAGGAGAGGAGACATAACTTCCGCCGGATCAACTAGTGGAGAAGATAGCTCTCAGCCAAAGATGATAACAATATCTGGTGAGCaattgaatttgataacagaaaacaaagaattaATGAATGAGTTGACACTGGTGTCTACAGAATTAGCAGAATCGATAAAAAGGGAAACTGAATtagaagaaagaatacGGCTGTATGAAACCAATAATTCAGCACCATCTTTTGACGATTCTTCGAGTGTGTCTTTTTCTGACTTTGAAAAGGaactgagaaaaaaatccagTAAAATTGTGCAATTGATCCAGCAATTAAATGACGAGAGATTAAAGAGATTCATTGCGGAGGAGCAGTTATTACTCCAAGAAAATGGCACCAAACCAAGTTCTATGGAACTAGTaggaagaattgaaaacttgAATAAACTTATTGATGAGAGAGATTCAGAAATTGAAATGCTTAAAGGACGTTTACAGTAG
- the SAS2 gene encoding histone acetyltransferase (Histone acetyltransferase (HAT) catalytic subunit of the SAS complex; acetylates free histones and nucleosomes and regulates transcriptional silencing; member of the MYSTacetyltransferase family; other members are Sas4p and Sas5p), with product MARSLSQSLTATTQKLKGKKNGGKGKNKPSAKIKKTQKEMLYGILNERNIRQIQFGLNKKFSTWYGSAVYFDPETKRLGCSETKGQLSSVSNSQYWLDTLFVCEYCFKYTDDQTRFVGHVASCPFQYRVPGKIKYKSPEYTIRRVKGSKYQLFCQCLCLFTKLYLDNKSMYFKVDHYEFYIVYETGSTKPMGFFSKDLVSYQQNNLACILIFPPYQRRGLGLLLIEFSYKLSQLEGVISGPEVPLSPFGLIGYLKYWSQILCWHLIEGDLAHYDKVTLEDLSIVTGMRVNDVILTLKHLNCIGENNQIYLQSLNSWLKLHGTKRNWFKLKDEYLLIDD from the coding sequence atggcaagaTCTTTAAGTCAATCACTCACAGCGACTACCCAGAAGctaaaaggaaagaagaatgGTGGAAAAGGCAAGAATAAGCCCTCAgcaaaaattaaaaaaactcAAAAAGAGATGCTATATGGAATACTGAACGAAAGGAACATAAGACAGATTCAGTTTGGActgaataaaaaattctctACTTGGTATGGGAGCGCCGTTTATTTCGATCCTGAAACAAAAAGGCTAGGGTGCTCCGAGACCAAGGGTCAGCTTTCCTCTGTTTCTAACAGCCAATACTGGCTAGACACTCTTTTCGTTTGTGAATACTGCTTCAAATACACGGATGATCAGACGCGGTTTGTAGGACATGTTGCAAGTTGTCCATTTCAATATCGTGTTCCAGgcaaaataaaatacaaGAGTCCTGAATATACAATAAGAAGAGTAAAAGGATCCAAGTATCAACTCTTTTGCCAATGTCTTTGTCTTTTCACTAAGCTATATCTGGACAATAAATCCATGTATTTCAAAGTAGATCATTATGAATTTTACATAGTTTATGAAACTGGATCAACAAAGCCGATGGGATTCTTTTCGAAAGATTTAGTGTCATATCAGCAAAATAATCTAGCGTGCATCTTGATATTTCCCCCATATCAACGACGTGGATTAGGCCTTTTACTTATCGAGTTTTCATACAAACTATCCCAATTAGAAGGTGTAATATCAGGGCCAGAAGTACCGTTATCACCTTTTGGACTAATCGGGTACTTGAAATATTGGTCACAGATACTCTGTTGGCACCTTATTGAAGGTGACCTCGCCCATTATGATAAAGTGACCCTGGAGGATCTTTCCATCGTGACTGGAATGAGAGTCAATGATGTTATTTTGACCTTGAAGCACTTGAACTGTATTGGGGAGAATAACCAAATTTACTTGCAGTCATTGAATAGCTGGTTGAAACTACATGGAACAAAACGGAATTGGTTCAAATTAAAAGATGAATATTTGCTGATAGATGACTAG